A single Eremothecium sinecaudum strain ATCC 58844 chromosome VIII, complete sequence DNA region contains:
- the GYP7 gene encoding GTPase-activating protein GYP7 (Syntenic homolog of Ashbya gossypii ABL179C; Syntenic homolog of Saccharomyces cerevisiae YDL234C (GYP7)), which translates to MSTKLLFCKSEVFVHAAKNAKDHRTGVLVITNDPQQSPHNATITWLDKEEIPDKLYIYLQDTEIKLANGIKIGAKIPKDVVIQAMYSSWSFSVKLHQITSIQFCPPSPNGWFHGSVIIQSKDSSDNIPVLHMHDDVCPSTQIKSKFLVDSFQPFKTDSDVYWGGTDLKEALSELTDLKASSLDSTLYVLNSAQVQTYSKALDRRGARANPGGSNGDGVNNGTESWNKLQSYSWNTMATIATATTKFSSLVGTLIKKHPIVQFAERNSNNPYVRRLLDNPSVQAVQRDFDSANVYLAKWSLGVKEQAEKYREYGSNDTHRQLLFREFGTEGDFEITPDELKTATERLLPLTATKWNSFFDGRGRLFLSEHEIKSKIFHGGIESMDLRREVWPFLLGVFPWNSSRKERESIENSLRERYENDYKAKWLNIGDSMDAKESEYWQDQIFRIEKDVKRTDRNYEFYKYNTEDGKRPTDADKSDHTNTAATVYDNEIDDQEIKNPNILALKTILACFNLYNDRLGYVQGMSDLLSPIYFVLQDEAMAFWCFVHFMERMERNFLRDQSGIRDQMLTLSQLCQFMLPVFSEHLNKCDSSDFFFCFRMILVWFKREFEFDDVCSIWEMFWTDHYTSQFHLFFMLAIFQKNSKPVVDYLTQFDQVLKYFNDLTGRMDWKDLAVRAELLFIHFKRAITIFDKVPTGPERTVATGYQQHANENDDGDADAKGTTPDVIRNLSTLLSTRPIIKTECERTADSIK; encoded by the coding sequence ATGTCTACTAAGTTGCTCTTCTGTAAGTCTGAAGTGTTTGTACACGCTGCCAAGAATGCTAAGGACCATAGAACTGGTGTTTTAGTAATCACTAATGATCCACAACAATCTCCTCATAATGCTACAATCACTTGGTTGGATAAGGAGGAAATCCCTGATaaattatatatttatCTTCAGGATACTGAGATTAAGTTAGCTAATGGTATTAAAATAGGCGCTAAAATTCCGAAAGATGTTGTAATACAAGCAATGTATTCTTCTTGGTCATTTTCGGTGAAGTTGCATCAGATCACGTCGATTCAATTTTGCCCCCCCAGCCCCAATGGTTGGTTTCATGGCTCTGTTATCATCCAAAGTAAGGATAGCAGTGATAACATACCAGTACTTCACATGCATGATGATGTTTGTCCATCAACTCAGATTAAAAGTAAATTTTTGGTGGACTCGTTTCAACCCTTTAAAACTGATTCCGACGTATACTGGGGTGGAACAGACCTGAAAGAGGCTCTGTCTGAGCTTACTGATTTAAAGGCTTCTTCGTTGGATTCTACGCTATATGTGTTGAATTCTGCGCAAGTTCAGACATACTCAAAGGCGCTCGATCGAAGAGGCGCACGAGCAAATCCAGGGGGGAGTAATGGCGATGGTGTAAATAACGGCACGGAGTCTTGGAACAAGCTTCAGTCTTATAGCTGGAATACTATGGCTACAATTGCTACTGCCACTACTAAATTCTCTTCTTTGGTAGGGACACTTATCAAAAAGCACCCTATAGTACAGTTTGCGGAAAGAAATAGTAACAACCCCTATGTTAGAAGATTGCTGGACAATCCTAGTGTTCAGGCTGTACAGCGGGATTTTGATTCCGCTAATGTCTACTTGGCAAAATGGTCGTTGGGAGTTAAAGAGCAGGCGGAAAAGTACAGAGAGTACGGTTCTAATGATACACATAGGCAGCTTCTATTCCGAGAATTTGGTACGGAAGGAGATTTCGAGATTACTCCGGATGAACTGAAAACTGCGACTGAACGCTTGCTCCCTTTAACAGCCACTAAATGGAATTCCTTCTTTGATGGTCGGGGCAGGTTGTTTCTAAGTGAACATGAGATAAAAAGTAAGATATTCCATGGTGGTATTGAAAGTATGGATCTACGTAGGGAGGTATGGCCCTTTTTATTAGGAGTATTTCCTTGGAATTCCTCTCGGAAGGAGCGTGAATCCATAGAGAACAGTTTGCGTGAAAGGTATGAAAACGATTATAAGGCAAAGTGGCTCAATATAGGAGATTCAATGGACGCGAAGGAGTCCGAATATTGGCAGGATCAAATATTCCGGATAGAGAAGGATGTGAAACGAACCGATAGAAATTACGAATTTTACAAGTACAATACAGAGGATGGGAAGCGACCAACTGACGCTGATAAAAGCGATCATACTAATACAGCCGCTACTGTTTATGATAATGAAATCGATGATCAAGAGATAAAGAATCCTAATATCTTGGCTCTCAAAACCATTTTGGCATGTTTTAATTTGTACAATGATCGTCTGGGCTATGTTCAAGGCATGTCTGATCTTCTTTCACCCATTTATTTTGTTCTTCAGGATGAGGCTATGGCCTTTTGGTGCTTTGTTCACTTTATGGAGCGAATGGAGCGCAACTTTTTAAGGGATCAATCTGGCATACGTGATCAAATGCTGACTTTATCCCAGTTGTGCCAATTTATGCTCCCAGTTTTTAGCGAGCACCTAAACAAATGTGATTCTTCagacttcttcttctgttTTAGAATGATTCTAGTATGGTTTAAACGCGAATTTGAGTTTGATGATGTATGTAGCATTTGGGAAATGTTCTGGACCGATCACTATACTTCCCAGTTTCATTTGTTCTTCATGCTTGCGATTTTCCAGAAGAACAGTAAACCCGTGGTGGATTATCTCACACAATTTGACCAAGTTTTGAAGTATTTCAACGATCTTACTGGTCGCATGGATTGGAAAGATTTAGCGGTTCGCGCAGAGTTGCTATTTATTCACTTCAAGCGAGCTATTACAATTTTTGACAAAGTGCCAACTGGACCTGAACGCACGGTTGCGACAGGCTATCAACAGCATGCAAACGAGAATGATGATGGTGATGCTGATGCAAAAGGTACAACCCCTGATGTTATCAGGAACCTCAGTACCTTATTATCAACTAGGCCTATTATTAAGACCGAATGTGAGCGTACTGCTGATTCAATTAAATGA
- the IES2 gene encoding Ies2p (Syntenic homolog of Ashbya gossypii ABL178W; Syntenic homolog of Saccharomyces cerevisiae YNL215W (IES2)), which yields MDSDVSTTNGYEDDAAVNEEDSGDEYTLQEAQEDELYVDEEDVEYQDRDAEDEDRALPTSKRTSRAVRSKVSYDYTENDDDDFDDEEADQLEEMGEEEEEAEEDDEDDGNRIASVEDLDEIEVSPKKRKVSAIAFAGDDDDEEDDEEIVKEEKTISKVRSRSKMVLDLIDENNVRKRGQDSLTEEELQLRRAENARKRRNLSEKKLEEEKQDTINKLLKRRAGKSRSNLNQQEKDATDVDTSSFVKPRRPYQAQGMIRIIRNAQVELIAFAPSQSRSASGSTPPKGSESSYTSS from the coding sequence ATGGATAGTGATGTATCTACTACGAATGGCTATGAAGATGATGCTGCAGTAAATGAAGAGGACTCAGGAGACGAGTACACGCTACAGGAGGCTCAAGAAGATGAACTATATGTAGACGAAGAGGACGTTGAATACCAGGATAGGGATgcagaagatgaagatcGCGCTCTACCTACATCAAAGAGAACTAGCAGGGCAGTACGAAGTAAAGTCTCCTATGACTATACTGAAAACGACGACGATGACTTTGACGATGAAGAAGCAGATCAGCTAGAAGAAATGggcgaagaagaagaagaggCAGAGGAAGATGACGAAGACGATGGCAATCGGATTGCGTCCGTTGAAGATTTAGACGAAATTGAAGTCTCTCCTAAGAAACGTAAGGTCTCGGCTATAGCGTTCGCAGGCGATGACGATGACGAGGAAGATGACGAGGAGATAGTGAAGGAGGAAAAAACCATATCGAAGGTCCGCTCCCGCAGCAAGATGGTATTGGATCTTATCGACGAAAATAATGTGCGCAAGAGAGGCCAGGATAGCCTTACAGAGGAGGAACTACAGCTCAGAAGAGCAGAAAACGCTAGGAAACGTAGAAATCTGTCCGAGAAGAAACTTGAAGAGGAGAAGCAAGATACCATCAATAAGCTGCTTAAGCGCAGAGCTGGAAAGTCCCGTTCCAACCTTAATCAGCAAGAAAAGGACGCCACAGATGTCGATACATCTTCATTTGTAAAGCCTCGAAGGCCATACCAAGCTCAAGGGATGATAAGAATCATTCGAAACGCCCAAGTCGAGCTCATCGCATTTGCTCCATCCCAATCGAGGAGCGCATCGGGCTCTACCCCACCCAAGGGCTCTGAATCTTCATACACGAGCTCTTGA
- the MFG1 gene encoding Mfg1p (Syntenic homolog of Ashbya gossypii ABL177W; Syntenic homolog of Saccharomyces cerevisiae YDL233W): MNSGQQRQPNSRSSQKYQQQPKQPPTGVYKYLMTPNGATTQNTGNPHINFMPGQQRYMVPSPFGNMQFAAQKRHGSQTLLQQQQVLPQSQHQDPQHRKQQQQQSKAYSQAQTPIEPSQLQHQNYQGMSQVPQGQQFHPQGMSRRIPYSHYLSSYQVRKHLSNMALLRVHDVFNQINMSMGKVSDYEFWSKFTKDVFTSNGVVRYARKNGDDTRLFEFAMPIIPSLLKFIASTGLVRLELVPQQLRAQVLSKGSIFFECSRCTITYFYPDGSYMTNFSQIKGVFDTSLRVEWCDMCTYSFVPGIEWNSLERVLSDQKVSYQIFQALSDPNASSQSGPDVNRERAGNKQHINPGISNYNSTSGQLADETKGPTSGTKQDNPQACTNINAITLLRSQFKVFRNVSSFGIQESMMRVLQVNDVMSYLKSLKVYQKVNKIQSPLESLNSFVAASEAALAASQPMASPSVSLNDGTKKQVQNIANAQPPTPSTSNLAFAASVPYIYQNTKNQERKASKKRVSTDTLSPMTTDDSTKSPLDIVNGDNIGHPYKKMKF; this comes from the coding sequence ATGAACTCGGGCCAACAGCGACAGCCGAACTCGCGAAGTAGCCAAAAATACCAGCAGCAGCCAAAGCAACCACCGACAGGTGTATATAAATATCTAATGACCCCTAATGGAGCTACTACTCAGAATACAGGGAATCCACATATAAACTTCATGCCTGGACAACAACGATATATGGTTCCATCCCCGTTTGGTAACATGCAGTTTGCTGCTCAAAAGAGGCATGGATCCCAAACACTGttgcaacagcaacagGTACTCCCACAATCTCAGCACCAAGATCCGCAACATCGAaaacaacagcaacaacaatCTAAGGCATATAGTCAGGCTCAGACCCCGATAGAGCCCTCGCAACTGCAGCATCAAAATTATCAAGGAATGTCTCAGGTTCCTCAGGGTCAGCAGTTTCATCCTCAAGGCATGTCTAGAAGAATACCTTATTCACACTATCTTTCATCTTATCAAGTAAGAAAGCATTTGTCTAACATGGCACTGCTTCGTGTTCACGATGTGTTCAATCAAATAAATATGTCTATGGGGAAGGTAAGTGACTACGAGTTTTGGAGCAAGTTTACCAAGGACGTTTTTACCTCTAACGGTGTTGTTAGATACGCAAGGAAGAATGGCGATGATACGCGACTATTTGAATTTGCGATGCCAATTATACCATCACTTTTGAAGTTCATAGCATCCACAGGTCTTGTACGCTTAGAACTGGTTCCTCAGCAATTGCGTGCACAAGTTTTGAGTAAGGGCTCTATATTTTTTGAGTGCTCACGCTGTACAATTACTTATTTCTATCCAGATGGAAGTTACATGACAAATTTCAGTCAGATAAAGGGAGTTTTTGATACATCATTACGAGTGGAATGGTGTGACATGTGCACTTATAGTTTTGTACCTGGTATTGAGTGGAATTCTCTAGAGCGGGTTCTCAGTGATCAAAAGGTGAGCTACCAAATCTTCCAAGCATTGTCAGATCCAAACGCCTCCTCACAATCGGGACCAGATGTTAACCGAGAACGGGCTGGCAACAAACAACACATCAACCCTGGAATATCCAATTATAATTCCACTTCTGGTCAACTGGCAGATGAAACAAAGGGTCCCACTTCAGGCACAAAACAGGATAATCCTCAAGCCTGCACCAACATAAATGCGATAACACTTCTCAGATCACAGTTTAAAGTATTCCGCAATGTGTCCAGTTTTGGTATACAAGAATCCATGATGAGGGTGCTACAAGTTAATGACGTCATGTCTTACCTTAAGAGTCTAAAAGTTTACCAGAAAGTAAACAAGATCCAGAGCCCACTTGAAAGCCTTAATTCATTTGTTGCGGCTTCAGAGGCTGCGCTTGCTGCATCACAGCCGATGGCGTCTCCTTCAGTATCTTTGAATGACGGTACCAAAAAGCAAGTCCAGAATATAGCTAACGCACAACCACCTACGCCGTCTACATCAAATCTGGCATTTGCAGCCTCTGTGCCCTATATTTACCAAAATACCAAGAATCAGGAACGTAAGGCCAGTAAAAAGCGGGTTTCTACAGATACCTTATCTCCAATGACAACTGATGATTCGACGAAGTCACCATTGGACATTGTTAATGGTGATAACATAGGACACCCTTAcaagaagatgaaattCTAG
- the PEX17 gene encoding Pex17p (Syntenic homolog of Ashbya gossypii ABL176W; Syntenic homolog of Saccharomyces cerevisiae YNL214W (PEX17)) has protein sequence MNQVAWPDDAKIIAFKPPRVVDQISSLCYNAGVLASLLYLLTSTVVRPLLQRTYKQRMELSYNTLLRLRKLVRNLSGRVKTPISVIGFNERSVQIRKEGTKYVDRCTQTSGDGMDYDYMRDKENESRNTTWMMINNQLERATRNLIAFNYENAVTLDSVDCFSLESKKLNNMLNDDSDLLEFNRRCSELSNKILDLKGRFIKGFVH, from the coding sequence ATGAACCAAGTTGCATGGCCCGATGATGCTAAAATAATTGCATTCAAACCACCTCGGGTCGTTGATCAGATTTCTTCTTTATGTTATAATGCTGGCGTTCTAGCAAGTTTGTTATATTTACTTACTTCAACAGTCGTCAGACCGCTACTACAGCGGACGTACAAGCAGCGAATGGAATTATCATATAATACTTTGCTGCGCTTGAGGAAGTTAGTTCGTAACTTGTCAGGCCGAGTAAAGACACCTATATCAGTTATAGGCTTTAATGAACGGTCCGTTCAGATAAGAAAAGAGGGCACAAAATACGTTGATCGTTGCACGCAAACCTCTGGAGATGGTATGGATTATGATTACATGCGTGACAAGGAGAATGAGTCAAGAAACACTACATGGATGATGATTAACAACCAACTAGAACGGGCTACCAGGAATCTGATCGCATTCAACTACGAGAACGCGGTAACCCTGGACTCTGTGGACTGCTTCTCCTTGGAGTCCAAGAAACTAAATAATATGCTAAATGATGATTCGGACTTACTGGAGTTTAATAGAAGGTGTTCTGAACTTTCCAACAAAATTTTGGATTTGAAGGGTCGATTCATTAAAGGTTTTGTTCATTAG
- the RRG9 gene encoding mitochondrial ribosome assembly protein RRG9 (Syntenic homolog of Ashbya gossypii ABL175C; Syntenic homolog of Saccharomyces cerevisiae YNL213C (RRG9)) — protein sequence MFLLLNKPKSTLLLNKGQQLRGIVTASRVLYQVPTAKDLIKFVNNTSLWKKELKSINRNSEDAKRIKEHLPEWKKQKLALHRKFSGAGWQPAKKLSRTEIESVRMLKENYPDMTAKELGDKFQVSAESIRRILKSKWQPNEDEMLKIQQRWERRGQRINALLGERRLNSRPVPPHKVVTINSNSQGTDFRVQRVRRLNNGKQEQRKDKLHLLIE from the coding sequence ATGTTCTTGCTGCTGAATAAACCTAAGTCTACTCTTTTACTAAACAAAGGACAACAGTTAAGAGGCATCGTGACGGCCTCCCGAGTACTTTACCAAGTACCGACTGCCAAAGACCTCATAAAATTTGTGAATAATACCAGTCTATGGAAGAAAGAGCTGAAGAGCATAAACCGTAACTCTGAGGATGCTAAGAGGATCAAGGAACACTTACCTGAGTGGAAGAAACAAAAATTAGCTCTTCATAGGAAATTCAGCGGTGCAGGTTGGCAACCTGCAAAAAAGCTTAGCCGTACTGAGATTGAATCAGTAAGGATGTTGAAAGAAAATTATCCTGATATGACTGCGAAAGAGTTGGGAGATAAATTTCAGGTTTCCGCTGAAAGTATTCGAAGAATCCTGAAATCTAAGTGGCAACCCAACGAAGACGAGATGCTTAAAATACAGCAGCGTTGGGAAAGGCGAGGCCAGAGAATAAACGCTCTGCTTGGAGAACGCAGGTTAAATAGTAGACCGGTTCCTCCGCATAAAGTTGTAACTATTAATTCTAATAGTCAGGGAACTGATTTCAGAGTGCAAAGAGTACGTCGATTAAACAACGGAAAACAGGAACAGAGAAAAGATAAACTTCATCTACTAATAGAATAA
- a CDS encoding HHR058Cp (Syntenic homolog of Ashbya gossypii ABL174C; Syntenic homolog of Saccharomyces cerevisiae YNL209W (SSB2) and YDL229W (SSB1)), with amino-acid sequence MAEGVFSGAIGIDLGTTYSCVATYESSVEIIANEQGNRVTPSFVAFTSEERLIGDAAKNQAALNPRNTVFDAKRLIGRRFDEESVQNDMKTWPFKVIDANGSPVIEVEYLGETKTFSPQEISAMVLTKMKEIAEAKIGQKVEKAVITVPAYFNDAQRQATKDAGAIAGLNVLRIINEPTAAAIAYGLGAGKSEKERHVLIFDLGGGTFDVSLLNIAGGVYTVKSTSGNTHLGGQDFDTNLLEHFKGEFKKKTGLDISGDARALRRLRTAAERAKRTLSAVAQTTIEVDSLFEGEDFEATITRARFEDINAAMFKSTLEPVEQVLKDANISKSQIDEVVLVGGSTRIPKVQKLLSDFFDGKQLEKSINPDEAVAYGAAVQAAILTGSNMSEDTKDLLLLDVAPLSLGVAMQGDVFACVIPRNTTVPTIKKRTFTTVHDSQTTVTFPVYQGERVNCKDNTLLGEFDLKGIPPLPAGEPVLEAIFEVDANGILKVTAVEKSTGKTANITISNAIGRLSSDDIEKMVSQAEEFKAADEAFAKRHEAKQRLESYISSIEQTVSDPVLSAKMKRGAKAKVEAALADAFSALQVEDTSAEDYRKAEIGLKRVVTKAMSTR; translated from the coding sequence ATGGCTGAAGGTGTTTTCTCCGGTGCAATCGGTATCGATTTAGGTACTACCTACTCATGTGTTGCCACTTACGAATCTTCTGTTGAAATTATTGCTAACGAGCAAGGTAATAGAGTTACTCCATCTTTCGTTGCTTTCACCTCAGAGGAAAGATTGATCGGTGACGCTGCTAAGAACCAAGCTGCTTTGAACCCAAGAAACACTGTTTTCGATGCTAAGCGTTTGATTGGTAGAAGATTTGACGAGGAGTCTGTTCAGAATGACATGAAGACATGGCCATTCAAGGTTATCGATGCCAACGGTTCTCCAGTCATTGAGGTTGAATACTTGGGTGAGACCAAGACTTTCTCCCCACAAGAAATTTCTGCTATGGTCTTGACCAAGATGAAGGAAATTGCCGAAGCTAAGATTGGCCAAAAGGTTGAGAAGGCTGTCATTACCGTCCCAGCTTACTTTAACGATGCTCAAAGACAAGCTACTAAGGATGCAGGTGCTATTGCCGGTTTGAACGTTTTGAGAATCATTAACGAACCTACTGCTGCTGCCATTGCCTACGGTTTGGGTGCTGGTAAGTCTGAGAAGGAAAGACATGTTTTGATTTTCGATTTAGGTGGTGGTACTTTCGATGTTTCTTTATTGAACATCGCCGGTGGTGTTTACACTGTTAAGTCTACCTCCGGTAACACTCACTTGGGTGGTCAAGATTTCGACACCAACTTGTTGGAACACTTCAAGGGTGAattcaagaagaagactGGTTTGGACATCTCTGGTGACGCTAGAGCTTTGAGAAGATTGAGAACTGCTGCTGAAAGAGCTAAGAGAACTTTGTCTGCTGTTGCTCAAACTACCATCGAAGTCGACTCTTTATTCGAAGGTGAAGACTTCGAAGCCACTATCACTAGAGCCAGATTCGAAGACATTAACGCTGCTATGTTCAAGTCTACTTTGGAGCCAGTTGAGCAAGTCTTGAAGGATGCTAACATCTCTAAGTCCCAAATCGACGAAGTCGTTTTGGTTGGTGGTTCCACTAGAATTCCAAAGGTCCAGAAGTTGTTATCTGACTTCTTTGACGGTAAGCAATTAGAAAAGTCTATCAACCCAGACGAAGCTGTTGCTTACGGTGCTGCTGTCCAAGCCGCTATCTTGACTGGTTCTAACATGTCTGAGGACACTAAAGATCTATTGTTGCTAGATGTTGCTCCATTGTCTCTAGGTGTTGCTATGCAAGGAGATGTCTTCGCTTGTGTCATTCCAAGAAACACTACCGTTCCAACTATCAAGAAGAGAACTTTCACCACTGTCCACGACAGCCAGACTACCGTTACCTTCCCAGTTTACCAAGGTGAACGTGTGAACTGTAAGGACAACACCTTGTTGGGTGAATTCGACTTGAAGGGTATCCCACCATTGCCAGCCGGTGAACCAGTTTTAGAAGCTATTTTCGAAGTCGATGCTAACGGTATCTTGAAGGTTACTGCCGTCGAAAAGTCCACTGGTAAGACCGCTAACATCACTATCTCTAACGCTATCGGTAGATTGTCTTCTGACGATATCGAAAAGATGGTTTCACAAGCTGAAGAATTTAAGGCTGCTGACGAGGCTTTCGCTAAGAGACACGAAGCTAAACAAAGATTGGAATCTTACATTTCCTCCATTGAACAAACCGTCTCCGACCCAGTTTTGTCTGCTAAGATGAAGAGAGGTGCTAAGGCTAAGGTTGAAGCTGCTTTGGCTGATGCTTTCTCTGCTTTGCAAGTTGAAGACACTTCTGCTGAGGACTACAGAAAGGCTGAAATCGGTTTGAAGAGAGTTGTCACTAAGGCTATGTCCACTCGTTAA
- the MER1 gene encoding Mer1p (Syntenic homolog of Ashbya gossypii ABL173C; Syntenic homolog of Saccharomyces cerevisiae YNL210W (MER1)) has translation MDEQRRRPLKEISNTIVDWDSFSKDVLVVEGPRSDHKDRYKGELDVPTTEHLLDGMFSGEIEIIQLLSQDIIHTLPAVANILVDRWRLRKLLSNSNYRHSTRKVNKANIEIKPYDFNKAKITISQLDRIAFAILEEVKEVSIVLPRPVFYQFQQGFFQFQSPCIAYDGNIRFSITTISSFAHDMHLLLTSALYSLRSDYAVQSPPRIVESAIQHTPVSYGSEVVTEELELNKLQISFLIGENGSRIEHIKQMSFAVIKVLPIKNKLHTHDIRNPESVNQTLAITGYLLCVTRALAIIKAYLDLYRMNIKRKF, from the coding sequence ATGGACGAACAGAGAAGGAGACCACTTAAAGAAATTTCTAATACTATAGTAGACTGGGACAGCTTTTCTAAAGATGTTCTTGTAGTAGAAGGTCCGAGGAGCGACCATAAAGATCGGTATAAAGGTGAACTTGATGTTCCGACTACAGAACATCTCCTGGACGGGATGTTTTCCGGTGAGATTGAAATAATACAGCTATTAAGCCAAGATATTATCCATACACTTCCTGCGGTCGCAAATATACTGGTTGATAGATGGCGGTTAAGAAAGCTTTTATCTAACAGTAACTACAGACACAGTACAAGAAAAGTAAACAAAGCAAACATTGAAATCAAGCCCTATGACTTCAACAAGGCTAAAATAACCATCAGTCAGCTTGACCGCATTGCATTTGCAATCCTTGAAGAAGTCAAGGAGGTCTCCATTGTCTTGCCGCGCCCAGTTTTCTACCAGTTCCAACAAGGTTTCTTTCAATTCCAATCGCCTTGTATCGCATACGACGGAAATATACGGTTTTCCATAACAACTATCAGTTCATTTGCGCACGACATGCACCTCCTGCTAACATCAGCGCTTTATTCCTTACGCAGTGATTACGCAGTGCAATCTCCTCCGCGCATTGTTGAAAGTGCAATACAACACACTCCCGTCTCCTACGGTTCAGAAGTAGTCACAGAAGAGCTAGAACTCAACAAACTACAAATATCATTCCTTATTGGAGAAAATGGTTCTCGAATTGAACATATAAAGCAGATGTCTTTCGCTGTGATAAAGGTCCTACCAATTAAGAACAAACTACACACTCATGACATTAGGAATCCAGAATCAGTAAATCAAACCCTAGCCATAACTGGCTATTTACTATGCGTAACAAGGGCCCTGGCAATTATAAAGGCCTATCTAGATCTCTACAGGATGAATATTAAACGCAAGTTCTAG
- the PTP1 gene encoding tyrosine protein phosphatase PTP1 (Syntenic homolog of Ashbya gossypii ABL172C; Syntenic homolog of Saccharomyces cerevisiae YDL230W (PTP1)): MRPWYLIQGNNRVTETFRDIQREEDERIRDATIHPETSKWKLGVSVDALNDRRNRYVNIMPYERNRVKLGLVSGNDYINASYITINVPGQSAVKGNYIATQGPTRNTWPQFWQMCFHECPEEHIVIISVTPLVENGREKCFLYWPTKDAGMSTIHVPKRQAASNLPKDVSVFETDLDVEYISESIGNGYVKTNLAIIPSDGTFPMKIVHHFYFDKWKDMSKPDEIEPILELSRHSHRVSSPGNPIIVHCSAGVGRSGTFITLDHLIHDTLDFTRDEPVQGYPNDLIEEIVRQLRRQRQKMVQLVDQFTFIYQFANAVYDQKQRAIRDRY; encoded by the coding sequence ATGAGGCCATGGTATCTAATACAAGGTAATAATAGGGTAACGGAGACGTTCAGAGACATCCaaagagaagaagatgagaGGATAAGAGATGCAACTATACACCCTGAAACTTCAAAGTGGAAGTTGGGTGTTTCAGTTGATGCTCTAAATGATCGGAGGAATCGCTACGTAAATATCATGCCTTATGAACGGAACCGTGTGAAGTTGGGTTTGGTGTCAGGTAATGACTACATTAATGCGTCGTATATTACAATCAATGTTCCCGGCCAGTCTGCTGTTAAGGGGAATTACATAGCCACCCAGGGGCCTACGAGAAATACTTGGCCTCAATTTTGGCAGATGTGTTTCCACGAGTGCCCCGAAGAGCATATTGTCATCATATCGGTCACACCGTTAGTGGAAAATGGTCGAGAGAAATGCTTCCTATATTGGCCTACAAAGGATGCTGGTATGAGTACTATTCATGTTCCAAAGAGGCAAGCAGCTAGCAACCTTCCTAAGGATGTTTCTGTATTTGAGACAGATCTTGATGTCGAATATATTTCGGAAAGCATTGGTAACGGATATGTGAAAACTAACCTTGCTATAATACCTAGTGATGGTACATTTCCTATGAAGATTGTCCATCACTTTTATTTTGATAAGTGGAAGGACATGAGTAAGCCAGACGAGATAGAACCTATTTTAGAGCTTTCAAGACATTCCCATAGAGTAAGTTCGCCAGGAAATCCCATTATTGTGCATTGTTCAGCGGGCGTAGGTAGATCAGGTACCTTTATAACCCTAGATCATCTTATCCATGATACGCTTGACTTCACGCGTGATGAACCCGTCCAAGGTTATCCAAATGACTTGATAGAGGAGATTGTAAGACAATTGCGGCGACAGAGACAAAAGATGGTCCAACTCGTTGATCAGTTTACATTTATTTACCAATTTGCAAATGCAGTGTATGATCAAAAACAGAGAGCGATTAGAGATCGTTACTGA
- the MRX7 gene encoding Mrx7p (Syntenic homolog of Ashbya gossypii ABL169W; Syntenic homolog of Saccharomyces cerevisiae YNL211C), translated as MMRRSPISLEEWMYQMLLRSVGFHRFVRRVYCYVNGIKPFNQESRTINFKAGYQLTTVHKIRAFRMLFWDELRASVGLRRKLSNR; from the coding sequence ATGATGAGGCGCTCTCCAATATCATTAGAGGAATGGATGTATCAAATGCTTCTCCGAAGCGTTGGCTTCCATAGGTTCGTAAGAAGGGTATATTGTTATGTTAATGGGATAAAACCATTTAATCAGGAGTCACGGACAATTAATTTTAAAGCGGGGTATCAGCTAACGACAGTCCATAAAATACGAGCGTTTAGAATGTTATTTTGGGACGAACTTCGAGCATCTGTGGGTCTACGGCGAAAGTTGTCTAATCGTTAA